GTTGTTAAGCCGAAGGGcaggaagaaggggaagaagttTGTTGATGATGCGGTACGTACACCTTTTCTACCAATGGGGTTTTTTGAATGGATGATGGATGCTAATTGTGGCTTACAGGAGGGTATGATGACGATTATGGCGATGGTCAATGCGGATAAGGAGGGACAGATTGAgtcgaagatgatgaaggctcgTCAGTTAGAGGAGATCCGGCAAGCGAGGATTAAGGAGCAAGAGGCAAGGCAGGCGCAAAAGAAGTCCAAGTTGGTATGCTTTATTCCTCTTCTGTTTGACTTAGTGATACGCTAATCCATCGACAGGATAATGCCAAAGAGTCGATCCGCAACAAGAAGCGCAAGTCCGATGACAAAGAGGATTCGAAATCCAAGTCTACAACAGAAGACAGTTCGtcgaagaaggggaagaggaagagcgtTGCTTTTGCTTGAGTGGTGTAAAATTCAAAAGTTGTGTTTCGTTCTATGTTTCTTGTCTATACCAAAGACTATGTACTTAGATGGGTTTGGCTTCTGGCGTTCCGGTCTATGCCTCTATATACTGAATGGCGCTGTGCATCATGAATCTTCTAAAACAGAGCAAACAAAAGCTAGATCCTCGTAATGCATATGCACGTCATACATTTAATACGTCAACTTCATGTCCATCCTGCGGCGCATGGCGTTGAACTCGGGCTTAGGCGCTGTGTCGGGATCCTTTGTTGGATCGCTGTGGTTGGCGATATGACCAGGCAAAAGGGCTGGATTTTTCACAACGGAAGGCGATGAAAGGTCAATCTCCTTGGCCATCTTGTTGAAGAAGTTGTTCACCTATTTATGTTAGTTAAATGCACCCAAAAGAATATCGAGTGTACATACCGGCTTCACAAACCACCTTTCACCTCCGAGTTCGAACCATCCCAAATGACCACCCCAGGAAGTAGTCATCATAACTCCATAAGGCGTGCGCTCGATTTCGTGGAATGGGAGTCCTTCGCGACAAGCAATCTGCTCAATGTCAGTGTGTCTCTAGTAGACAAGGAAGACGGTCAAACGTACCGGATCATCCTCGGCTTGGATGGCCAGGAACGGAATTCTTATGGAAAGCAGGGAATCAGTCGAAGCAGCGTCACGGTAGTATGCGCCTTCTGTCGGGTAACCCCATGTAGGACATTGTACGGCCCTATTGACAAGTGTTAAGAAATATTCGCCCATTAAAATAGAAGATGTGAGACACACTGGTCAAATTCATGTAGATAAGTGATCCTCCTCACTGCTTCGATATTAATTCTAGGGTTCTTTTGGATTGCATCGACATGGCTGGTAGGGGTTAGTCGGCGGGACAATTGCAATTGGACGGTTAACATACTGTTCGAAAAGTCGTTTCATACTGGAGCCCATGGTTTTACTGTACACTTCCATGCCTAACCAGGTCCGCTGCAGATTCAGAGAACAAACTTCCAAGTTCCAGGGACTGGCACAGAGTACGGCTGCTTTCAGCTCGCAGGCTTCGCCCTCCTCGCCAAGGTACTGCATCAATATCAGTAAGCAAACAGCATGTCAATTGCAAGAGAATGATGGATACTTACGTTTGCAAGGATATTAGCACCAAGCGAGAATCCAATTCCGAACAGAGGGCGATTGGGATACGTCTTCCGGAGCCACTTGATAGCCTGACGAAGATCCCAGGTAGCACGAGCATTGTAAAGCACTCCGGTGGAGATCTTTGTTTGTGCGCAGCCTCGAGAGTTAATCACGCACGCTTCCCAGTTTCCATCTGCGACAAGCGGGTGAAGGACATGGCGCAGGTAGATTTCATGTGAACCGCCGCTGAGACCGTGCAGAGTCACAAGCATGGGCTTCGTGTCGTCCGATGATAGAGCAGCAACTTCGCCTTCCGAGAAAAATGACGTCCGTTCAGGTAGACCCGATGGCTGTGTATATTTTCTCTCGCTATCGATCAGCACGTCGTCCTTGGGCATCTCATACGGCTCAACAACGAAATCCATTGCAAACTGCCCGCTGAACGCAGGGCTGTCGGACTCGAACATCGTGCGCTTGTAGTAAACCGGGACCCCATCGTATTTGAGAGCAGTATAGGCAGTCTGCAAATGACCGTTAAACAAAAACGGGTTCAGGTTGCACTTGGA
This sequence is a window from Aspergillus chevalieri M1 DNA, chromosome 5, nearly complete sequence. Protein-coding genes within it:
- a CDS encoding putative hydrolase, alpha/beta fold family (COG:S;~EggNog:ENOG410PH5Z;~InterPro:IPR000073,IPR029058;~MEROPS:MER0059846;~PFAM:PF12146;~TransMembrane:1 (o12-32i)); protein product: MSLADLQDYLLSSLPFSALLCGLITMGLLSWLRPRGRVSFYHAKDNSLLLTRKSEKPGADEKVTFTDICREATPSKCNLNPFLFNGHLQTAYTALKYDGVPVYYKRTMFESDSPAFSGQFAMDFVVEPYEMPKDDVLIDSERKYTQPSGLPERTSFFSEGEVAALSSDDTKPMLVTLHGLSGGSHEIYLRHVLHPLVADGNWEACVINSRGCAQTKISTGVLYNARATWDLRQAIKWLRKTYPNRPLFGIGFSLGANILANYLGEEGEACELKAAVLCASPWNLEVCSLNLQRTWLGMEVYSKTMGSSMKRLFEHHVDAIQKNPRINIEAVRRITYLHEFDQAVQCPTWGYPTEGAYYRDAASTDSLLSIRIPFLAIQAEDDPIACREGLPFHEIERTPYGVMMTTSWGGHLGWFELGGERWFVKPVNNFFNKMAKEIDLSSPSVVKNPALLPGHIANHSDPTKDPDTAPKPEFNAMRRRMDMKLTY
- the loc1 gene encoding protein loc1 (COG:Z;~EggNog:ENOG410PPYM;~InterPro:IPR037650;~go_function: GO:0003729 - mRNA binding [Evidence IEA];~go_process: GO:0042273 - ribosomal large subunit biogenesis [Evidence IEA]); its protein translation is MAPTKPSKDSKKSSKPLSSSSKVSKNKDAKRPPPKEVKAKARTEPSLLKKKQKREYTEEELDLPKLNMITPAGVVKPKGRKKGKKFVDDAEGMMTIMAMVNADKEGQIESKMMKARQLEEIRQARIKEQEARQAQKKSKLDNAKESIRNKKRKSDDKEDSKSKSTTEDSSSKKGKRKSVAFA